From the genome of Gracilimonas sp., one region includes:
- a CDS encoding LptF/LptG family permease, with the protein MNKFINKLQIDLLKRHLSPFLFCFFTLMFLLLMQFLILHIDKLIGKDIPVLIIIELIVTNLAYMVVLAAPMAVLVATLMAFGKFSELNELTALRASGINPLKIIRPVLIASIVLFVGLAWFSNNILPEANQKARSLFIDIRLKKPGFDLKPNTFYDGIEGYTFLVERIDSETDSLYEITLFQKPENNRDRAYIVADKGLLVSKGEQALTLHLINGTSLKFLAGDRRNKTMIERNNFKKHIMTLDLSDMSFMRSDPENRNRSDRTMGSRAMIAVVDSLFAEIQDQRDFMSKNTMIYPADEYNGGESFFNPRKVLPDTLENISWIESPYLVTNTFEKAEIQRSFVWESIRQMKEYRTKLESVQANIEWRQKRIARYLVEIHKKLSIPFACVVFILFGAPIGIMTKRGNFGFAALISTAVLTFYWVSLIQGEKLADRLFITPLIGMWTFNVLLSLAGIYLIIHLTTDIRITKLFKNRD; encoded by the coding sequence TTGAATAAATTTATCAACAAACTTCAGATAGACCTGCTTAAAAGGCACTTAAGTCCTTTTTTGTTCTGTTTTTTTACGCTGATGTTTTTGCTATTGATGCAGTTTTTAATTCTCCACATCGATAAGCTGATCGGCAAAGACATACCGGTACTTATTATTATCGAACTTATAGTTACCAATTTAGCCTATATGGTGGTTTTAGCAGCTCCAATGGCTGTTCTTGTGGCTACGCTGATGGCTTTTGGCAAATTCTCGGAACTAAATGAACTTACAGCACTGCGGGCATCCGGAATTAACCCACTGAAAATTATTCGTCCGGTATTGATTGCTTCTATCGTTCTTTTTGTTGGTTTAGCATGGTTTTCAAATAACATATTACCGGAAGCCAATCAAAAGGCACGATCGCTTTTTATAGATATCCGCCTCAAAAAGCCCGGATTCGATCTCAAACCCAATACCTTTTATGATGGGATTGAGGGCTATACCTTTTTGGTTGAACGCATTGACAGTGAAACAGACAGTCTTTACGAAATCACTCTTTTTCAGAAGCCTGAAAACAACCGTGATCGCGCTTACATCGTAGCAGATAAAGGCCTGCTGGTTAGTAAAGGGGAGCAAGCTCTTACCCTTCACCTGATTAATGGTACCAGCTTAAAATTTCTTGCTGGAGACCGAAGAAATAAAACCATGATCGAGAGAAATAATTTCAAAAAACACATCATGACATTAGACCTCTCTGACATGTCTTTTATGCGTTCTGACCCTGAAAACCGAAACAGAAGTGATCGCACTATGGGCTCCAGAGCCATGATTGCCGTTGTTGATTCCCTGTTTGCTGAAATACAAGACCAGCGAGATTTTATGAGCAAAAATACCATGATTTATCCCGCTGATGAATACAATGGTGGAGAATCTTTTTTCAATCCCAGAAAAGTTTTACCCGATACCCTGGAAAATATTAGCTGGATTGAAAGCCCTTATCTGGTCACAAATACATTCGAAAAGGCGGAGATACAGCGTTCATTTGTTTGGGAATCAATCCGGCAAATGAAAGAATACCGCACCAAACTTGAATCAGTCCAGGCTAATATTGAATGGAGGCAAAAGCGAATAGCACGCTACCTTGTCGAAATCCATAAAAAACTTTCCATCCCCTTTGCCTGTGTAGTATTCATTCTTTTTGGAGCCCCGATCGGCATCATGACAAAAAGAGGAAATTTTGGTTTTGCTGCGCTTATAAGCACGGCTGTTTTAACGTTTTATTGGGTTTCGCTTATTCAGGGCGAAAAATTAGCTGACCGACTTTTTATAACGCCACTTATTGGTATGTGGACCTTTAACGTCTTGCTTTCTCTTGCTGGCATTTATCTGATTATACATCTGACAACTGATATTCGAATTACCAAACTTTTCAAAAACCGTGATTAA
- a CDS encoding LptF/LptG family permease, translated as MIKHFDKYIFLRLVTITAFVLLMLIFIFIMIDFSENSDDFADQGAQMAEIFRNYYLNYVPEMTRLVLPVAVFVACLFLTGQLSDRLEITALKAAGVSLYRLIVPYIVFAAFCSAGISLLDAYIIPKSNAQRIAFEEQYLQSKSENIDRSDIYRQPSADTKLQVNYFDKNQQIAYRIRLIQFQDQQILKSTTANRMEWVDSTQNWRLENVTERIFTDNGYEEQDYLTKDTLLNVFPRDLARTTSDIYQLTYAEARDYIASIERSGAGGIEIPQVQFYGRLAYPFSIIVVIIVGFAFASVRRRGGKGVYLAAGLTISFLYLAFMKIIEPFGYYGTLSPELAATLPHIFFFLVGIGLLIEAKK; from the coding sequence GTGATTAAACATTTTGATAAGTACATTTTTCTGCGCCTGGTAACCATCACAGCTTTTGTTCTCCTGATGTTGATCTTCATTTTTATCATGATTGATTTCTCCGAGAATAGTGATGATTTCGCTGATCAGGGAGCACAGATGGCCGAGATATTCAGGAATTATTATTTGAATTATGTTCCTGAAATGACCCGATTGGTTCTGCCTGTCGCTGTTTTCGTGGCTTGTTTATTTCTTACAGGTCAACTTTCAGATCGCCTGGAAATTACGGCACTCAAAGCTGCAGGTGTAAGCCTATATCGACTCATTGTCCCCTACATTGTTTTCGCTGCATTTTGTTCAGCAGGTATCAGTCTTCTGGATGCTTATATCATACCCAAATCAAACGCCCAGAGAATTGCATTCGAGGAACAATACCTGCAAAGCAAATCAGAAAATATTGACCGAAGCGACATTTACAGGCAGCCCTCTGCTGACACTAAATTACAGGTGAATTATTTTGACAAAAACCAGCAAATCGCTTATCGGATCCGGCTTATTCAGTTCCAGGATCAACAGATACTCAAAAGTACTACAGCAAACCGAATGGAATGGGTGGATTCCACACAAAACTGGAGACTTGAAAATGTAACTGAAAGGATATTTACAGACAATGGATACGAGGAACAAGATTACCTTACAAAAGACACCTTGCTGAATGTGTTTCCCCGCGATTTGGCCCGTACCACTTCTGACATCTATCAGCTTACATATGCAGAAGCCCGCGATTACATTGCTTCCATTGAGAGAAGTGGAGCCGGAGGGATTGAAATACCGCAAGTGCAGTTCTATGGAAGATTGGCTTATCCATTTTCTATTATTGTAGTCATTATAGTGGGATTCGCTTTCGCCAGTGTCCGCCGAAGAGGTGGCAAAGGAGTTTACCTGGCGGCAGGATTAACCATTAGTTTTCTATATCTGGCCTTCATGAAGATCATTGAGCCATTTGGGTATTACGGCACCCTTTCTCCGGAATTAGCTGCTACCCTGCCCCACATTTTCTTCTTTCTTGTAGGGATAGGCTTATTGATTGAGGCTAAAAAATAA
- a CDS encoding DUF3467 domain-containing protein has protein sequence MAKKDQTMNPGKMEIELKEEEATGTYSNLVMITHSPSEFILDFIAVMPGVPKAKVVKRMILTPDHAKRLANALNDNVARYEKEHGAISSNEKVDMHMYRGPQPEA, from the coding sequence ATGGCTAAGAAAGATCAGACGATGAATCCCGGAAAAATGGAGATTGAACTAAAAGAAGAGGAGGCAACGGGTACCTATTCAAATCTTGTGATGATCACGCATTCTCCATCTGAATTTATTCTGGATTTTATTGCGGTGATGCCAGGAGTTCCTAAAGCAAAAGTGGTTAAAAGAATGATTCTGACACCGGATCATGCAAAAAGGTTAGCCAATGCCCTGAATGACAATGTAGCCCGCTACGAGAAAGAACATGGTGCTATCAGTTCAAACGAAAAAGTGGATATGCACATGTATAGAGGTCCGCAACCGGAAGCTTAA
- a CDS encoding pyridoxal-phosphate dependent enzyme has product MYHNSILEAVGNTPLIKLNHVNGNSEGTLLAKVEYFNPGHSIKDRIAIKMIDDAEKKGLLKPGGTIIEGTSGNTGMGLALVAVTRGYKCIFTTTDKQSKSKVDLLRALGAEVIVCPTNVEADHPDSYYSVAKRLSEEIENSYYPNQYDNKSNFAAHYETTGPEIWEQTEGKVTHYVAGMGTGGTISGAGKYLKEQNPDIKVIGIDSVGSVYKKYFETGEFDKDEIKPYMTEGIGEDIIPGTIDFDYIDEVIQVNDKDSALVTRRLAQEEGLLIGWSCGAAVKGALDYIEENPLGKDDIMVIIMPDSGTRYIGKVYNDEWMKEQGFLKDEE; this is encoded by the coding sequence ATGTATCACAATTCCATTCTGGAAGCGGTAGGAAATACACCGCTCATCAAACTGAATCATGTAAATGGTAATTCCGAAGGCACACTTTTAGCTAAAGTAGAATATTTTAATCCCGGCCACAGTATTAAAGACCGTATTGCAATTAAAATGATTGACGATGCCGAGAAAAAGGGGTTGTTAAAACCTGGTGGTACCATCATTGAAGGTACATCCGGAAATACCGGAATGGGTCTGGCACTTGTAGCTGTAACCCGTGGCTACAAATGTATTTTCACAACAACAGATAAGCAGAGTAAATCGAAAGTAGATTTACTGAGGGCATTAGGGGCAGAGGTGATCGTGTGTCCAACAAATGTAGAAGCTGATCATCCCGATAGTTATTATTCGGTCGCTAAAAGATTAAGCGAGGAAATTGAGAATTCATATTATCCCAATCAGTACGATAACAAGAGCAACTTTGCCGCTCATTACGAAACCACTGGCCCTGAAATTTGGGAGCAAACTGAAGGAAAGGTTACGCATTATGTAGCTGGTATGGGTACCGGTGGTACTATTTCCGGGGCTGGAAAATATCTGAAAGAACAGAATCCTGATATTAAAGTCATTGGAATTGACAGCGTTGGGTCGGTGTATAAAAAATACTTCGAAACCGGTGAATTCGATAAGGATGAGATCAAGCCCTATATGACGGAAGGAATTGGCGAAGATATCATTCCAGGAACCATAGACTTCGATTATATTGATGAAGTGATTCAGGTTAATGACAAGGATTCGGCACTGGTTACGAGAAGACTTGCTCAGGAAGAAGGACTGTTGATTGGCTGGTCGTGTGGCGCAGCCGTAAAAGGAGCATTGGACTACATTGAAGAGAATCCTTTAGGAAAGGATGACATAATGGTTATTATAATGCCAGACAGTGGTACCCGCTACATCGGTAAGGTGTATAATGACGAATGGATGAAAGAGCAGGGTTTCCTCAAGGACGAAGAATAA
- a CDS encoding DUF4290 domain-containing protein — protein MFIHQQKPKDFDCGYNLDLMIAALPRIEDTEERVSYAKRVVGLIKQSHPTWVDDNGKSEAAWNHFFKLAEYEPTEHGIYNPYATGEDDDAQ, from the coding sequence ATGTTTATACATCAGCAAAAACCCAAAGACTTTGACTGCGGCTACAATTTAGACTTAATGATTGCGGCTCTTCCCCGAATCGAAGACACCGAAGAGCGCGTATCTTATGCCAAGCGCGTAGTGGGTCTCATCAAACAGAGCCACCCTACCTGGGTTGATGATAATGGTAAAAGTGAAGCTGCATGGAATCATTTCTTTAAGCTTGCCGAGTACGAACCTACTGAGCATGGAATCTATAATCCCTACGCTACTGGTGAAGACGACGACGCTCAGTAA
- a CDS encoding isochorismate synthase encodes MGSQNPALNDVKDCFREQVSRLDLSEAIDLISENQKQFQYLSFSIQIPAVDALAVLEQYPDKNTFQYYWEKPSAEFSIAAAGSLARIQTTGQQRFRSASDQGKELLSKVHHISNLKHHLASVHLLGGFSFFDHNVGKQWREFGAGSFNLPEWVLVREGKFTVLTVTKKIDSSDSESEIYHSFVHTFDKLDRICDAGTYNIESKKSFTSKIETPGIESEDYKKWVDSVENATDLIKSEEFKKIVLARELTVKLREPVSDTRLLNYLRNQYPDCYSFLVSQDGKSSFIGSTPERLASFHDREVLTEGLAGSISRGKTASEDAVLEYELLHSQKDLSEHAFVLDAIEENLQRYSDVFEHPVSPGVKKLSNVQHLYTPVHARIKKGVSRTEVLSRLHPTPAVGGYPREAAMPYISKLEHFDRGWYAAPIGWINANGEGEFVVAIRSGLIKSNEVRFFAGCGIVEDSNPQKEWDETNLKFIPMLTALEHARK; translated from the coding sequence ATGGGTTCACAGAATCCGGCTTTAAATGATGTGAAAGATTGCTTCAGGGAACAGGTTTCGAGACTTGACCTGTCTGAGGCCATTGATCTTATCTCTGAAAACCAAAAACAGTTTCAATATCTCTCCTTTTCTATTCAGATTCCTGCAGTTGATGCGCTTGCTGTATTAGAACAATATCCGGATAAGAACACCTTCCAATACTACTGGGAAAAGCCATCTGCTGAATTTTCCATTGCGGCAGCGGGTTCGCTTGCCCGTATTCAGACCACAGGTCAGCAACGCTTTCGTAGTGCCTCTGATCAGGGAAAAGAACTGCTCAGTAAGGTACATCACATTTCCAACCTGAAACACCATCTGGCATCCGTTCACTTGTTAGGCGGATTTTCATTCTTCGATCACAATGTTGGCAAACAATGGAGAGAATTTGGGGCTGGGTCATTTAACTTACCTGAATGGGTTTTGGTGAGAGAAGGAAAATTTACCGTATTAACGGTTACAAAAAAGATTGATTCGTCCGATTCAGAGTCTGAAATCTATCATTCATTTGTACACACATTCGACAAGCTTGATCGAATCTGTGATGCCGGCACCTATAACATTGAGTCCAAGAAATCCTTTACATCCAAAATAGAGACCCCGGGTATAGAATCTGAAGACTACAAAAAGTGGGTTGATTCTGTAGAAAATGCCACCGATCTGATAAAATCAGAAGAATTCAAGAAAATCGTACTTGCTCGCGAGCTTACAGTAAAATTAAGAGAACCTGTATCGGATACCCGTCTTTTAAATTACCTCCGAAATCAATATCCCGATTGTTATTCTTTTTTAGTTAGTCAGGATGGGAAATCCAGCTTTATTGGAAGCACGCCTGAACGGCTGGCCTCTTTTCACGACCGGGAAGTTCTGACCGAAGGGTTGGCTGGCAGTATTTCCAGAGGTAAGACAGCCTCTGAAGACGCCGTACTTGAATATGAACTTCTTCATAGCCAGAAAGACCTGAGTGAACATGCTTTTGTGTTAGACGCTATCGAGGAAAACCTGCAGCGCTATTCTGATGTATTTGAACATCCTGTTTCTCCCGGTGTAAAAAAGCTTTCCAATGTACAGCATCTTTACACCCCGGTTCATGCCCGAATCAAAAAAGGCGTTTCGCGCACTGAGGTACTTTCCCGCCTCCATCCTACACCGGCCGTTGGCGGATATCCCCGAGAAGCTGCTATGCCGTATATCAGCAAACTCGAACATTTTGACCGCGGCTGGTACGCTGCTCCTATCGGCTGGATTAATGCGAATGGCGAAGGAGAGTTCGTAGTGGCAATCCGCAGCGGATTAATTAAATCTAATGAGGTGAGATTTTTCGCAGGATGTGGTATTGTTGAGGACTCAAACCCTCAAAAAGAATGGGATGAAACAAATCTTAAGTTCATCCCCATGCTAACTGCGTTGGAACATGCAAGAAAATGA